A segment of the Elaeis guineensis isolate ETL-2024a chromosome 6, EG11, whole genome shotgun sequence genome:
GAACCAATATGAATATTAGTGCCGGGATTCTAAACCATGCTTACTAGTTTCTTCAATTGTTCCttggttcaaaaatagccaagtCTGCATATTTCTCTTCGTATGCAGCCAGTTCTTGCATTTTTGGTGGCCTAGAATCTTGATTCATCAGGTCAGTTTGATGATCATGATAGTTGTCATGCATGATCTGTGCTTCATTCTTCACTGTAAGGGCTCTTATTGCTCAAACTACTAGCTGCCTGGTGTTGTTTAAGCTTGTTTCTTAAAATGTTCTGCAAGTCTTATTACTTCTCATGATAGATTCTATGTTGGGCCACCCACTTCAGTAAGCATTTGCACGAGTTTTCTTCTCTCTAATAATTGAGTCTTGGCACTGTTTTCTCTGAATGATTTACTGTGATATATTCACAGATCATGTTTCTCAAGAATTTATTTGCACATCATTTGTTAGTTCTAATCTCCCGAGTTGTAAATATTGAGATGTAAGATATCTCAGTAGAAGATGGTGGACTTTGAGCCCGATTTCTGGCTAATCACCATTTAGTTTATTCttacctttttttttaaatttttacatattttgAAGAGGTTAATTCTGGCTATGGAAGATGAACATTTTATGGGCTTTGCATTGATCCTTTCATTATATTAAGATCAAGCTTTTGGGCTGTATTTATATTCTGAAGGTCAGAAAACATATTGTATATGCTTGAGATACTTGCAGTCATGTCCTTTATATGTGTTGCTTATCTCTGCCACCTATCTGTTCGTGGTTTTCCAGCATTGAAAACTACTTCTTTACCTTTTTTTTACCATGCTTAGTGGATAGATCTACCTTAGCTTACAtgtttgtttaaaatttttctcgGGCAAATAAGAActtgggataattttttttttttttaactgcaaCTATAAAAGTATTTACTTATAATGGTCTTTTTATCTTTCTTATAATTTGATAAATACAATCCTAATTATATTCTGCAATTCACCCTGCAGCCTTATTTACATGAGTCCCGCCACTTGCATGCTTTAAAAAGGGCTAGGGGGTCTGGCGGTAGATTTCTTAATTCCAAGTCTCAAGGGAATCAGCAAAATTCTAATTCCAAGTCCGAAGAAGATCAAGAGAATGAGGTTGCCTCACGTGACAGGGCCCAGCCATCCAATAATCCAGCTTCTGATAACCTGTGTTCTAAGAATCAGCAGAATGCTGCGGTCTCTGATGATAGAGAAAAACCTGTTAATTTAACCGACTCTGATAAGTCCAGTTTGGACAATGAACCAGAGGCAACATCTAATCTTCTGGTGCAGGAATAAGATGTTGGGTGATTGGAAGAGCGAGTGGCTCTGTACAGCATCTGCGGGAACATCTCCAGTGGCCTACGTGAGGCAAACTATATTTAGAGTTTTTCTCAGGTTTGGTTATAGCCAAATGATTAGTTCATTCCGCCTTGGAAGAGTTTTATGTGCGGTTAGCTGACAAATACTTCACAAGTTCTTGAAAAGAAGAAGCATCTttgtagtttggattttcttttcctTAGGTTTTACTGATCGAACATGTATTTTAGACTACATTACTTGGCTAGGTAATTACGGTGAAGATTTCTTTGGTTCTATCAAAGCAGTGATTCTATATGGACATTTGCATTGACCGGTCGGTGCTGCTGCGCTTCGCTGCAACACCCAAGAAAGATCGACAATTTAATTCCCTATATTTAGCAAATCTTTGGGCGCTCTGTGCTTCAGCGGTTCTGGGCCTCTGTGGCTGCTTTGTTGCCTGATTTGGTTTACCAGCCCATTTATGTGGGCTGGGGTTGTTGGTCAGCATGTTCCCGAGTCGGTGAGGAAGGTCTTAACGTGCACCAGGCCCCGAAGAAAGGAAAAATATTAGCAGtaagaatatttttcaaatgCTTTCTGAGAAATTCGGGGCCACATTAGATGGAAGGACCCTcttctgattttatttttaaattattattgctGCTGGTTGTATGACCTAGCCTATCAACCTTTCTAAAGAaaggcagaaaaaaaaaaaagggtgtggGTTTTGGGGGTGGGGGGCGAGGTGGGTGGGTGGGGTGGTGTGGTGCGCGCGGGGGAGGGGCGTTGTGGAGGTGCGGTCTTAACTTTTTCAATTAGCTGGTTAGAAGTGTAAAATTAAGCAAATTTGAAACTAAGAGGATTTGATAGGCGGTGGAAAAATGATTGTGCGGATAAAATGGATGAGCTGATGTGCGGATATATGAGAAAATAATAAATGACTATTGATGCATGAATTAGGAgtgcaaaaaatcaaattaaattattaattattttagtgTTTTGttccatttttcttttaaaaacttCAGTCTCAGTTCAAAATTAAACTGAAATTTTTTAATTGGTTcgatttttgatatttaa
Coding sequences within it:
- the LOC105046707 gene encoding nuclear transcription factor Y subunit A-7 isoform X2, whose translation is MATPVGFMISPGHLEAGHAVAPIAYPFVDPYYGGVFAAYGQTVIHPQMMGMHHAGVPLPAEAVEEPVYVNAKQYHGILRRRQSRAKAESENKLIRTRKPYLHESRHLHALKRARGSGGRFLNSKSQGNQQNSNSKSEEDQENEVASRDRAQPSNNPASDNLCSKNQQNAAVSDDREKPVNLTDSDKSSLDNEPEATSNLLVQE